A single genomic interval of Granulicella tundricola MP5ACTX9 harbors:
- a CDS encoding TonB-dependent receptor domain-containing protein, whose translation MFHPKTHADRRNRLRALALAGALIFTGAGIAGAQTDTARIQGVVTDASGAAIPSASIIVTNVNTNAVQTITSDGSGNFVVNALPIGNYKAEVKAAGFGGASQSFTLSVSQVQALAFKLAVGSENTVVEVTDAAPLVDAGSSSLGETIEGRQVTELPLNGRNFTGLALLTPGVTRGNYGNSASGVNGDAETFRNSSSGGGSLSTNGLRPQANNFILDGIDNNESLVNTLEFFTNLDATEEFRVNTSTAPAEFGRAGGSVVQSSIKSGTNSIHGSAFEFARSSLFDANPNYQFEGAGPAAPLPFKRNTFGGSVGLPILKDKLFVFGDYQGLRESQPLNPQILTVPTALMRTGNFTQLLGQGTTNKPAFCTPAVQPSGAIYDPTTCAQFVSGGQLNVIPTARLNPAAVNYLNAYPLPNVPGTNNGTQNNYRTIRQDVRHFNTLDGRVDYNPTQKDHAFARFTYDNSDFTRTSEFAALPAGFASGANSVHGRGYAVGETHLFGPNVINELRAGYNRYTFTNDPVFSNTPISANLGIVNANRNANLGGGALIGGNNHLEYTGDYGTYAVPENTYEINDALSIVRGRHSFKLGGSGIRRDVAFFRPISGKGYFNIGGGDFTGYEPAELLAGFIDNYSIGSQSGFFGTRNYETGAFVQDDWKITQRLTLNLGVRYDIITFPVEEHNRESALDPVTGAINLAGQNGFSRSIIQNNFGNVAPRFGFSYDVYGTGKTVLRGGYGIFYFQDRGGIDNQLGQQVPYGGSVSYTAAQGYRIAFTGQAPQNTLVNTANGAAVANAPLPLPGFPNFNRLAPPPGANVFSVNTTEKTSSVQQYNLQLQQQLGARTVMTVGYVGNKATHLATGYNFNFLPGVAGRTQPRFTELTSASQVVYNANDGVSHYNSLQAQLNYRAAKGLNFTSSYTWSHNIDNTDGYLGFYAVSQLDIYNKALNKGNSGLDQRNVFVASAVYDLPFGRGQRFGSHLNRTADYVLGGWQLNSVVQAETGNPFSVVIPSYGGVYSQRADAVSLIRTPHSTTGAYFTGTFAAPTGLQGNTGRNEFYGPGFAQGDVSLFKNVSLTERVKMELRAEVFNVTNTPQFTNPDSNPTDAGAVQNAAGVNTYTANGTVSNFGRITGTREYSERQMQMAVRFTF comes from the coding sequence ATGTTTCACCCCAAGACCCACGCCGACCGGCGTAACCGGCTTCGCGCCCTCGCCCTTGCCGGCGCACTGATCTTCACCGGAGCCGGCATCGCCGGAGCTCAGACCGATACCGCCCGCATCCAAGGCGTCGTCACCGATGCATCCGGAGCAGCAATCCCCAGCGCATCGATTATCGTCACGAATGTGAATACCAACGCGGTGCAGACCATCACCTCAGATGGCAGCGGAAACTTCGTTGTGAACGCCCTGCCCATCGGCAACTACAAGGCAGAGGTCAAGGCAGCCGGCTTCGGCGGCGCATCCCAGAGCTTCACCCTCTCCGTATCCCAGGTCCAAGCACTTGCCTTCAAACTCGCCGTCGGCAGCGAAAACACGGTCGTAGAAGTCACGGATGCCGCCCCCCTTGTTGACGCAGGCTCCTCCTCTCTGGGCGAAACCATCGAAGGCCGCCAGGTCACCGAGCTCCCACTCAACGGTCGTAACTTCACTGGTCTCGCGCTGCTGACTCCGGGCGTCACCCGAGGCAACTACGGCAACTCCGCCTCCGGCGTTAACGGCGACGCGGAAACGTTCCGCAACAGCTCCTCCGGTGGCGGTTCGCTGTCGACGAACGGACTGCGTCCCCAGGCGAACAACTTCATCCTGGACGGCATCGATAATAACGAGTCCCTCGTCAACACCCTCGAGTTCTTCACCAACCTCGACGCGACCGAAGAGTTCCGCGTGAACACCAGCACCGCGCCCGCCGAGTTTGGCCGCGCCGGCGGTTCAGTCGTCCAGAGCAGCATCAAGTCGGGAACTAACTCGATTCACGGTTCGGCCTTCGAGTTCGCCCGCTCCTCGCTCTTTGACGCCAATCCCAACTACCAGTTTGAAGGCGCAGGGCCAGCCGCTCCTCTCCCCTTCAAGCGCAACACCTTCGGCGGTTCGGTCGGCCTCCCCATCCTCAAGGACAAGCTCTTCGTCTTCGGCGATTACCAGGGCCTGCGTGAGAGCCAGCCGCTCAACCCCCAGATCCTCACTGTTCCCACTGCACTCATGCGCACCGGCAACTTCACGCAGCTGCTCGGCCAGGGCACTACGAACAAGCCCGCCTTCTGCACGCCCGCCGTTCAGCCGAGCGGAGCCATCTACGATCCCACCACCTGCGCCCAGTTCGTCTCCGGTGGCCAGCTCAACGTGATCCCCACTGCCCGCCTCAACCCGGCAGCGGTCAATTACCTGAATGCCTACCCTTTGCCCAACGTGCCCGGAACCAACAACGGCACACAGAACAACTACCGCACCATCCGCCAGGATGTTCGCCACTTCAACACCCTGGACGGTCGCGTCGACTACAACCCCACCCAGAAGGATCACGCCTTCGCCCGCTTCACCTATGACAACTCCGACTTCACCCGCACGTCGGAGTTCGCGGCTCTCCCCGCAGGCTTTGCCTCCGGAGCCAACAGCGTCCACGGCCGCGGCTACGCAGTTGGCGAAACCCACCTCTTTGGCCCCAACGTCATCAATGAGCTTCGCGCCGGCTATAACCGTTACACCTTCACCAACGATCCCGTCTTCAGCAACACTCCCATCTCTGCCAATCTCGGCATCGTCAACGCCAACCGCAACGCGAACCTTGGCGGTGGAGCTCTCATCGGCGGCAACAATCACCTGGAGTACACCGGCGACTACGGCACCTACGCGGTCCCCGAAAACACGTACGAGATCAACGACGCACTCTCCATCGTGCGCGGCCGTCACAGCTTCAAGCTCGGTGGCAGCGGCATCCGTCGGGATGTAGCGTTCTTCCGTCCCATCTCCGGCAAGGGCTACTTCAACATCGGAGGCGGTGACTTCACCGGCTACGAGCCCGCCGAACTCCTCGCAGGCTTCATCGACAACTACAGCATCGGCTCCCAGAGCGGCTTCTTTGGAACTCGCAACTATGAGACCGGCGCCTTCGTTCAGGATGACTGGAAGATCACCCAGCGTCTCACCCTCAATTTGGGCGTTCGCTACGACATCATCACCTTCCCGGTTGAAGAGCACAATCGCGAGTCTGCCCTCGACCCCGTCACCGGAGCCATCAACCTCGCCGGCCAGAACGGCTTCTCGCGCTCCATCATCCAGAACAACTTCGGCAACGTCGCCCCGCGTTTCGGCTTCTCGTACGACGTCTACGGCACCGGTAAGACGGTCCTCCGCGGCGGCTATGGAATCTTCTACTTCCAGGATCGCGGCGGCATCGACAATCAGCTCGGCCAGCAGGTTCCTTACGGCGGCTCCGTCAGCTACACCGCTGCTCAGGGTTACCGCATCGCCTTCACTGGCCAGGCTCCGCAGAACACGCTGGTCAACACCGCCAATGGGGCTGCCGTGGCCAACGCGCCGCTCCCGCTGCCTGGCTTCCCCAACTTCAACCGCCTCGCACCGCCTCCCGGCGCGAACGTCTTCTCCGTCAACACCACGGAAAAGACCTCCAGCGTCCAGCAGTACAACCTGCAGCTTCAGCAGCAGCTTGGCGCTCGCACAGTCATGACCGTCGGTTACGTCGGCAATAAGGCTACTCACCTTGCCACCGGCTATAACTTCAACTTCCTCCCCGGCGTCGCAGGCCGCACCCAGCCGCGCTTCACCGAACTTACCAGCGCCAGCCAGGTCGTCTACAACGCCAACGACGGAGTCTCCCACTACAACTCCCTCCAGGCGCAGTTGAACTACCGCGCCGCCAAGGGCCTCAACTTCACCAGCTCCTACACCTGGTCGCACAACATCGATAACACCGACGGATATCTCGGCTTCTATGCCGTCAGTCAGCTCGATATCTACAACAAGGCCCTCAACAAGGGGAACTCCGGTCTCGATCAGCGCAACGTCTTCGTCGCCAGCGCCGTCTATGATCTGCCCTTCGGCCGCGGTCAGCGCTTCGGTTCGCACCTGAACCGGACTGCCGACTACGTCCTCGGCGGCTGGCAGTTGAACTCCGTCGTTCAGGCGGAGACCGGCAATCCCTTCTCCGTCGTCATCCCGTCCTACGGTGGCGTCTACAGCCAACGTGCCGATGCGGTCTCCCTCATCAGAACGCCTCATAGCACCACGGGTGCGTACTTCACCGGCACCTTCGCCGCGCCCACCGGGCTCCAAGGCAATACCGGCCGTAACGAGTTCTACGGACCTGGCTTCGCCCAGGGAGACGTCTCGCTCTTCAAGAACGTCTCGCTCACGGAACGCGTCAAGATGGAGCTGCGGGCTGAGGTCTTCAACGTCACCAACACCCCTCAGTTCACCAACCCAGACAGCAATCCCACCGATGCCGGTGCAGTCCAGAACGCGGCCGGAGTCAACACCTACACCGCCAATGGAACCGTAAGCAACTTCGGACGCATCACCGGCACACGCGAGTACTCAGAGCGCCAGATGCAGATGGCAGTCCGCTTCACCTTCTAA
- a CDS encoding alpha-amylase family glycosyl hydrolase gives MHAFLRLTLLAFALPLAAQQPHIDKVDPPNWFAALPSPMLLIHGTGLSGATFTGAPSTHTVTSPNGHWAILELDTHAIRPGTLHLTAHTSSGTVSFDYMLSPRRTEGISGFSPADVITCIMPDRFADGDPSNDNLPGMPPIDRANPHAYHGGDLKGVIDHLDYLQQLGVTAVWLTPIVANNPAGRDYHGYGATDLYAVDPRLGTLADYQRLTTDLHRRHMKLFFDDVPNHFGPKHPWALDPPLPDLFHGTPADHQEAKYDFNRIMDPHYPESAANLELNGWFANVLPDLNQQNPFVAQYLLQNMIWWIEQTGLDALRIDTFPYVQRTFWQGYLSALQNIYPRLNFVGEVDNGDTNINAYFAGDRKIAGIDTHLTTPFDYPYFFALRNVLIKGESFEALETTFRQDWLYPHPELLVPVLDNHDNARFMSEKGATPELMRIATGITMTVRGTPQIYIGDEILMQGGEDPDNRRDFPGGFPGDPANAFTAAGRTPAQAKLHDFTALLGQLRAHSPALQGGQQQDVLVDKDTFAYVRTPANANSACSSLARGQSLLIAVNRASTPSTLTIPTQATVLEGCSKLSPILGDGTPQSSFTLTLPPFGFAVYRPE, from the coding sequence ATGCACGCCTTTCTCCGCCTCACTCTCCTCGCCTTCGCTCTTCCCCTCGCCGCCCAGCAGCCTCATATCGACAAGGTCGACCCTCCCAACTGGTTCGCCGCCCTCCCATCGCCCATGCTCCTCATCCACGGCACCGGCCTCTCCGGCGCCACCTTCACCGGCGCGCCCAGCACCCACACCGTCACCTCGCCCAACGGCCACTGGGCCATCCTTGAGCTGGACACCCACGCCATCCGCCCCGGCACCCTGCACCTCACCGCCCACACCTCCAGCGGGACTGTATCGTTCGACTACATGCTCTCCCCCCGCCGCACAGAAGGCATCTCCGGCTTCTCCCCCGCCGACGTCATCACCTGCATCATGCCGGACCGCTTCGCAGACGGCGACCCCTCCAATGACAACCTCCCCGGCATGCCTCCCATCGATCGCGCCAATCCCCACGCCTACCACGGCGGCGATCTCAAAGGCGTCATCGACCACCTCGACTACCTCCAGCAGCTCGGCGTTACTGCCGTCTGGCTCACCCCCATCGTTGCCAACAATCCCGCAGGCCGCGACTACCACGGCTACGGCGCAACCGACCTCTACGCCGTAGACCCCCGCCTCGGCACCCTGGCCGACTACCAGCGCCTCACCACTGACCTCCACCGTCGCCATATGAAGCTTTTCTTTGACGACGTCCCAAACCATTTCGGCCCCAAACACCCTTGGGCCCTTGATCCGCCTCTCCCCGACCTCTTCCACGGCACCCCGGCCGATCACCAGGAAGCCAAATACGACTTCAACCGCATCATGGACCCCCACTACCCGGAGTCAGCCGCCAACCTGGAGCTGAACGGGTGGTTCGCCAACGTTCTACCAGACCTCAATCAGCAGAACCCCTTCGTCGCCCAGTATCTCCTCCAGAACATGATCTGGTGGATCGAGCAGACCGGCCTCGACGCCCTCCGCATCGACACCTTCCCCTACGTCCAGCGCACCTTCTGGCAGGGCTATCTCTCCGCCTTACAGAACATCTATCCCCGCCTTAACTTCGTCGGAGAGGTGGACAACGGCGACACCAATATCAACGCCTACTTCGCCGGCGACCGCAAGATCGCAGGCATCGACACCCACCTCACCACCCCCTTCGATTACCCCTACTTCTTCGCCCTCCGCAACGTCCTCATCAAGGGTGAATCCTTTGAAGCCCTTGAGACGACCTTCCGCCAGGACTGGCTGTACCCCCACCCGGAACTGCTCGTTCCCGTCCTGGACAACCATGACAACGCCCGCTTCATGTCGGAAAAAGGTGCCACCCCAGAGCTGATGCGCATCGCCACGGGCATCACCATGACCGTTCGCGGCACCCCCCAGATCTACATCGGCGACGAGATCCTCATGCAGGGCGGGGAAGACCCGGACAATCGCCGAGACTTCCCCGGAGGCTTCCCCGGCGACCCCGCCAACGCCTTCACCGCCGCAGGCCGCACCCCCGCCCAGGCAAAACTCCATGACTTCACCGCCTTGCTCGGCCAGCTTCGCGCCCATTCTCCCGCCCTTCAGGGTGGTCAGCAGCAGGATGTCCTCGTAGATAAGGACACCTTCGCCTACGTCCGCACCCCTGCGAATGCAAACTCCGCCTGCTCCTCGTTAGCTCGTGGCCAGTCGCTACTCATCGCGGTCAACCGCGCCTCCACCCCCAGCACACTTACCATTCCCACCCAGGCCACCGTGCTGGAAGGCTGCTCAAAGCTGTCGCCCATTTTGGGAGACGGCACCCCCCAATCCTCCTTCACCCTCACCCTGCCGCCTTTTGGCTTCGCCGTCTATAGACCTGAATAG
- a CDS encoding winged helix-turn-helix domain-containing protein — protein MRIKLQGQPFEVLRVLLERHNEIVSKEELQARLWQDGTTVDFDHSLGTAVNKIRQALGDSAENPRFVQTIARRGYRFIAPLRFLEEAPAELPAEEAVPLSAVIQSAPSRGHAAATNRIVSLSESVVPAPEARLAPARPHLVPPIPVALEDPYPDEPSRRHHLAPILITEAAVLILVAFLAFTWWRSAQHPTPFAIHQITFSGMISPGEPEMEALPSLATDGPRLIAPIITEGASRLSQVSISEGQTTSLDLPPDIAGPAIGDISPDGTRLLVRNHLEGAPEQALWIVPTLGHEARRIPNLLAHDATWMPDGRHILFANGSSLFLAADDGSNVRKFADLSGRAFWLRWSPDGKLLRFTLLDPATHNTALWQIASDGTHPQAVFPANTAPTNECCGSWTSDSRYFVFQSTRGAASANATQNIWAVDNQHRWLDSNPFQVTNGPLSYQGPATARTGHTIFFLGLNARMSLLRFDLATHQFKPLRQDSSMMGHTQVSYDGRWIAWINQSDGSLWRSRADGSERLQLTSAPTEVFRMHWSADDLQLAIMARQPGTPWKISVLSNAGGSSQPLLDERRDQADPSFSPDGRQVVFGRPPDLMGVERDPKSIAIVDLATHRVDPLPGSAGLFSPSWSPDGHYISAFPLDQSGIRLFDTRTHTWRNLITRSAADPAWSHDGKWIFFHAFAEPGSPIYRVNVDSGELIRITGLSDLANTDVVDFYFSGLTQDDAPIITARMSTANAYSLNLDAR, from the coding sequence ATGCGCATCAAGCTTCAGGGCCAGCCCTTTGAGGTCCTGCGCGTCCTGCTGGAGCGCCACAACGAGATCGTCAGCAAGGAAGAGCTTCAGGCCCGCCTCTGGCAGGACGGCACCACCGTGGACTTCGACCACTCGCTCGGCACTGCCGTCAATAAGATCCGTCAGGCGCTCGGTGACTCCGCGGAAAATCCGCGCTTCGTCCAAACCATCGCCCGCCGCGGCTACCGCTTCATCGCCCCCTTACGTTTCCTGGAAGAAGCTCCCGCTGAGCTTCCCGCAGAGGAAGCAGTCCCGCTCTCCGCCGTCATCCAGTCAGCCCCGTCCCGCGGGCACGCCGCAGCCACCAACCGGATCGTCTCGCTCTCGGAGTCGGTGGTCCCCGCTCCGGAAGCGAGACTCGCCCCGGCACGTCCGCATCTCGTCCCCCCCATCCCCGTTGCGCTGGAAGACCCGTACCCGGATGAGCCCAGCCGCCGCCACCATCTCGCGCCCATCCTCATCACGGAAGCTGCCGTTCTCATCCTCGTCGCGTTCCTCGCCTTCACCTGGTGGCGCTCCGCCCAGCACCCCACCCCTTTCGCCATCCACCAGATCACCTTCTCCGGCATGATCTCGCCCGGCGAGCCGGAGATGGAGGCCCTTCCATCCCTCGCCACGGACGGCCCTCGCCTCATCGCTCCCATCATCACGGAGGGCGCATCCCGTCTCTCACAGGTTTCCATCTCGGAAGGCCAGACCACCTCCCTTGACCTGCCGCCGGACATCGCTGGCCCCGCCATCGGCGATATCTCACCGGACGGTACCCGCCTCCTCGTCCGCAATCACCTGGAAGGCGCCCCAGAGCAGGCCCTCTGGATCGTCCCCACCCTCGGGCATGAAGCCCGTCGAATCCCCAACCTCCTCGCCCATGACGCCACCTGGATGCCGGACGGCCGCCACATCCTCTTCGCCAATGGCAGCTCGCTCTTTCTCGCCGCGGATGATGGAAGCAACGTCCGCAAGTTCGCAGATCTCTCCGGTCGAGCCTTCTGGCTGCGCTGGTCGCCGGATGGAAAGCTCCTCCGCTTCACCCTTCTGGACCCCGCCACCCACAACACCGCCCTCTGGCAGATCGCATCGGACGGAACCCATCCCCAAGCCGTCTTCCCCGCGAACACTGCCCCCACCAACGAGTGCTGCGGCTCCTGGACCTCGGATAGCCGTTACTTCGTCTTCCAGTCCACCCGCGGTGCCGCCTCCGCCAACGCCACCCAGAACATCTGGGCCGTGGACAATCAGCACCGCTGGCTGGACTCCAATCCATTCCAGGTCACCAACGGACCCCTCAGCTACCAGGGCCCCGCCACCGCCCGCACCGGCCACACCATCTTCTTCCTCGGCCTCAACGCCCGCATGAGCCTCCTGCGATTTGATCTGGCGACCCACCAGTTCAAGCCGCTCCGCCAGGACTCCAGCATGATGGGCCACACCCAGGTCTCGTATGACGGCCGATGGATCGCCTGGATCAATCAGTCGGACGGCTCCCTCTGGCGCAGCCGCGCGGACGGCTCGGAGCGCCTTCAACTCACCTCCGCCCCCACGGAGGTCTTCCGCATGCACTGGTCGGCGGATGACCTCCAACTCGCCATCATGGCCCGCCAGCCCGGCACCCCCTGGAAGATCTCGGTCCTGTCCAACGCCGGCGGCTCCTCCCAGCCGCTGCTGGATGAGAGACGCGACCAAGCCGACCCCAGCTTCTCGCCCGACGGCCGCCAGGTCGTCTTCGGCCGCCCCCCGGACCTCATGGGCGTGGAGCGCGACCCCAAATCCATCGCCATCGTCGATCTCGCCACCCACCGTGTCGATCCACTCCCCGGCTCCGCAGGGCTCTTCAGCCCTTCATGGTCGCCGGACGGCCATTACATCTCCGCCTTCCCGCTCGATCAGTCCGGCATCCGCCTCTTCGACACCCGCACCCACACTTGGCGCAACCTCATCACCCGCTCCGCCGCCGACCCCGCCTGGTCCCACGACGGAAAATGGATCTTCTTCCATGCCTTCGCCGAACCCGGCTCCCCCATCTACCGGGTCAACGTGGACTCCGGCGAACTCATCCGCATCACAGGCTTGTCCGACCTCGCCAACACGGACGTGGTCGATTTTTACTTCTCCGGCCTTACCCAGGACGACGCTCCAATCATCACCGCGCGCATGTCCACCGCCAACGCTTACTCACTCAACCTCGACGCCCGCTGA
- a CDS encoding deoxyribodipyrimidine photo-lyase — translation MPNETLQLLTQNPRVTIRRDGSPDPKGRCVVYWMQRAQRGIDNHAVNLAVEVANHLGLPLVVYFAAISNFPHANLRHYAFLNQGLPDIEEDLAARNITFLMRRAPHESHEQLLADVKAAIVIGDENPMREPERWRKTLAEKIRIPFWTVDTDVVIPSSLIEKAQYGAYTIRPRLYRLLPEYLVPYENPHAQHPWHRPKSFKSDSVHEDITMGWKDLDRSVGPVEYWKGGTHAGLAQLKRFTTKLLGDYEVQRNKPEADGTSSMSPYLHYGHLGPQTIALAVDAAAKANPKLQSARDSYFNELIAWRELAVNFVRFSSVYDTAECAENWAQKTIAEHARDEREHIYTTKQLEFAETYDTLWNAAQIQMVRHGWMHNYMRMYWAKKILEWTPDVDTAMKVCVYLNDKYFIDGRDPNGYAGIAWAILGKFDRAWGTRPVFGKRRYMSGASTSKKFDSKAYIRQMNALPEPAAG, via the coding sequence ATGCCTAACGAAACCCTCCAGCTCCTGACCCAGAATCCCCGAGTCACCATCCGCCGCGACGGCTCGCCCGACCCCAAAGGCAGGTGCGTCGTCTACTGGATGCAGCGGGCTCAGCGCGGCATAGACAATCACGCCGTCAACCTGGCCGTAGAGGTCGCCAACCATCTGGGCCTCCCCCTGGTCGTCTACTTCGCCGCCATCAGCAACTTTCCGCACGCCAATCTGCGTCACTACGCCTTCCTCAACCAGGGCTTGCCTGACATCGAGGAAGACCTCGCCGCACGCAACATCACCTTCCTCATGCGCCGCGCCCCGCATGAGTCCCACGAGCAGCTCCTCGCCGACGTCAAGGCCGCCATCGTCATCGGCGACGAGAACCCCATGCGTGAGCCTGAGCGCTGGCGCAAGACCCTGGCGGAGAAGATCCGTATCCCCTTCTGGACCGTCGACACCGACGTCGTCATCCCCTCCTCCCTGATCGAGAAGGCGCAGTACGGCGCGTATACCATCCGCCCCCGCCTCTACCGCCTCCTCCCCGAGTACCTGGTCCCCTACGAGAACCCCCACGCCCAGCACCCCTGGCACCGCCCCAAATCCTTCAAGTCAGACAGCGTCCATGAAGACATCACGATGGGATGGAAGGACCTCGACCGCTCGGTTGGACCCGTCGAGTACTGGAAGGGTGGCACCCATGCCGGCCTCGCCCAACTCAAGCGCTTCACCACCAAACTGCTCGGGGACTACGAGGTCCAGCGCAACAAGCCGGAGGCGGATGGTACCTCCTCCATGTCCCCTTATCTTCACTACGGACACCTCGGTCCTCAAACCATCGCCCTCGCCGTAGACGCGGCAGCAAAAGCAAATCCAAAGCTTCAATCAGCTCGCGACAGCTACTTCAATGAACTGATCGCCTGGCGGGAACTCGCAGTCAACTTCGTCCGATTCTCCTCGGTCTATGACACCGCAGAATGTGCGGAGAACTGGGCCCAGAAGACCATCGCGGAGCACGCACGCGATGAACGGGAACACATCTACACGACGAAGCAGTTGGAGTTCGCCGAGACCTACGACACACTCTGGAACGCCGCCCAGATCCAGATGGTTCGTCACGGCTGGATGCACAACTACATGCGGATGTACTGGGCCAAGAAAATCCTGGAATGGACCCCTGACGTAGACACCGCCATGAAGGTCTGTGTTTACCTCAACGACAAATACTTCATCGATGGGCGCGATCCCAACGGATACGCCGGCATAGCCTGGGCCATCCTGGGCAAGTTCGACCGCGCCTGGGGCACCCGCCCCGTCTTCGGCAAACGCCGCTACATGTCGGGCGCGTCTACTTCGAAGAAGTTCGATTCCAAGGCCTATATCCGTCAGATGAACGCCTTGCCGGAACCGGCGGCTGGCTAA
- a CDS encoding diguanylate cyclase, with the protein MRECNLLDTERELEYDQLIALAAGVCATPMGFFTLVDEDRQWFKASMGLEVSETSREVSFCSHAIKQTNLFVVEDATEDIRFKENPLVLGGPTIRFYAGMPVAGPGGELIGTVCVADVVPRKLTAEQRSALEILAMQVRTRMEMRIQQKKLQEALSAREELLSELRSSELRFRTFMDNAPFLGYMKDFQGRFLYYNEVMAERFRVSKDQWLGKSVIDLWPGELGESIVRNDREVLEGGRLIERFEETIDEFGQVFSWKSSKFPCLNEKGQMLLGGFSVDVTEDVARQKALEDANLKLEQLATRDGLTGLLNRRALDEKIELEFENVRRHKEPLSIVLLDVDNFKRRNDQFGHASGDQVLRQLGHLVSNTMRVLDTAGRYGGEEIVILLPKTDYEGALLFAKRLHDGIHRERWAIEPVTASLGVATTSATTKDSNRLLAQADDAMYEAKRSGKDRIVAHRDVLERKMAELLYERSA; encoded by the coding sequence TTGCGCGAGTGCAATCTCCTCGATACGGAGCGCGAGCTTGAATACGATCAGTTGATCGCGCTGGCTGCAGGTGTGTGCGCTACTCCCATGGGCTTTTTCACGCTGGTCGATGAAGACCGGCAGTGGTTCAAAGCCTCCATGGGTTTAGAGGTCTCCGAAACAAGCCGCGAGGTCTCCTTTTGCTCCCACGCGATCAAGCAGACGAATCTCTTCGTCGTAGAGGACGCAACAGAAGACATACGCTTCAAGGAAAATCCCCTTGTGCTCGGTGGACCCACCATCCGCTTCTATGCGGGGATGCCTGTGGCGGGGCCCGGCGGAGAGTTGATCGGCACAGTGTGCGTGGCCGATGTGGTCCCAAGAAAGCTGACTGCGGAACAGCGTTCGGCGCTGGAGATCCTGGCGATGCAGGTCAGAACCCGCATGGAGATGAGGATTCAGCAGAAGAAGCTTCAGGAGGCTTTGAGCGCGCGGGAAGAACTTCTGTCGGAGCTGCGTTCCAGCGAGCTACGCTTCCGCACATTCATGGATAACGCGCCTTTCCTTGGATATATGAAGGATTTCCAAGGCCGGTTTCTGTATTACAACGAGGTCATGGCGGAGCGCTTCAGAGTCAGCAAGGACCAGTGGCTGGGAAAGAGCGTCATTGACCTTTGGCCGGGTGAACTAGGCGAAAGCATCGTGCGCAACGACCGCGAAGTTCTGGAGGGTGGCCGGCTGATTGAGAGGTTTGAGGAGACGATCGACGAGTTCGGCCAGGTCTTTAGCTGGAAGTCCTCCAAGTTCCCTTGCCTGAATGAAAAAGGACAAATGCTTCTGGGGGGCTTCTCGGTGGATGTGACCGAGGATGTGGCGCGTCAGAAGGCGCTGGAGGACGCGAACCTGAAGCTGGAGCAACTGGCCACACGCGATGGTTTGACTGGACTTCTGAATCGGCGCGCCCTGGACGAAAAGATCGAACTGGAGTTTGAGAACGTAAGGCGCCACAAGGAACCGCTTTCAATCGTCCTGCTGGACGTTGATAACTTCAAGCGACGGAACGATCAGTTCGGACATGCGTCAGGCGATCAGGTTCTGCGGCAGTTGGGCCATCTGGTTTCAAACACCATGCGCGTCCTCGATACGGCGGGCCGCTATGGGGGCGAGGAGATCGTCATCCTTCTTCCGAAGACCGACTACGAGGGTGCTCTCCTCTTCGCGAAGCGGCTGCACGACGGAATTCACCGGGAGCGGTGGGCAATCGAGCCAGTCACGGCCAGCCTCGGAGTCGCTACGACGAGCGCAACGACCAAGGATAGCAATCGTCTGCTGGCACAGGCGGACGATGCAATGTACGAGGCGAAGCGATCCGGCAAAGACCGCATCGTCGCGCACCGGGATGTTCTGGAACGCAAGATGGCGGAGTTGCTGTATGAGCGGTCAGCCTAA